In the genome of Dioscorea cayenensis subsp. rotundata cultivar TDr96_F1 chromosome 1, TDr96_F1_v2_PseudoChromosome.rev07_lg8_w22 25.fasta, whole genome shotgun sequence, one region contains:
- the LOC120259482 gene encoding probable cytosolic oligopeptidase A — translation MGLHFRASILITTLAMLLLSSSLSPLSRSLPLLRSGAGAAPPRLRRSYPCPLWSSSFSFCLSRLPKSTTTPLSAVPFCSSSMASAATADDGFGSNPLLKDFDFPPFHAVEPQHVRPGIRELLRRLEGDLEELERNVEPTWPMLVEPLEKIVDRLQVVWGIVNHLKSVKDSPDLRTAIEEVQPDKVKFQLRLGQSKAIYSAFKAIQDSSSFQTLTEAQKRIVEAQIKEAVLNGVALEDEKREKFNEIEQELERLSQKFSENVLDATKKYEKLINDKKEIAGLPPTALALAAQAAVSKGHENATAENGPWVVTLDAPSYLSIMQHACNRSLREEVYRAYISRASSGGLDNTPIIEQILKLRLEKARLLGYNNYAEVSMAMKMATVERAVELLEKLRNASWDAAVKDIEDLKAFAKEKKAEEANELTHWDITFWSERLRESKYDINEEELRPYFSLPKVMDGLFSLAKMLFDVIVEPADGLAPVWNNDVRFYCVKDSSGNPVAYFYFDPYARPSEKRDGAWMDEVLSRSRLLARNGVPVRLPVAHMVCNQTPPLGGKPSLMTFREVETVFHEFGHALQHMLTKQDEGLVAGIRGVEWDAVELPSQFMENWCYHRDTLMGIAKHYETEEPLPEEVYLRLLAARTFRAGSLSLRQLRFGCLDLELHTKYTPGGPESIYDIDQRVGRQTQVIPPLPEDRFLCSFSHIFAGGYAAGYYSYKWAEVLSADAFSAFEDAGLENDKAVKETGHRFRETILALGGGKSPLEVFIEFRGREPSPEALLRHNGLLSVPASA, via the exons ATGGGCCTCCATTTCCGGGCCTCAATCCTTATAACAACTCTCGCCATGCTTCTTCTCTCTTCCtccctctctcctctctctcgtTCCCTTCCTCTCCTCCGCTCCGGCGCCGGCGCCGCCCCACCTCGCCTCCGACGATCCTATCCTTGCCCTCTCTGGTCGTCGTCCTTCTCGTTCTGCCTTTCTCGACTTCCTAAATCCACCACCACACCCTTATCCGCCGTCCCCTTTTGCTCTTCTTCTATGGCCTCTGCCGCAACCGCTGATGATGGTTTTGGATCGAATCCTCTCCTGAAGGACTTCGATTTCCCCCCTTTTCACGCCGTTGAGCCCCAGCATGTCCGGCCTGGCATCCGCGAGTTGCTTAGGAGACTC GAGGGGGATCTGGAGGAGCTTGAGAGGAACGTTGAGCCGACGTGGCCGATGCTGGTTGAGCCGCTGGAGAAGATTGTGGATCGGTTGCAGGTTGTTTGGGGGATTGTTAACCATCTCAAGTCCGTCAAGGACTCGCCTGATCTTCGTACTGCCATTGAAGAAGTCCAG CCCGATAAGGTTAAATTCCAACTCAGGTTGGGGCAAAGCAAGGCCATTTACAGTGCTTTCAAGGCAATACAAGATTCATCTTCCTTCCAGACTTTGACCGAGGCCCAGAAGCGTATTGTTGAAG CTCAGATAAAGGAAGCTGTTCTTAATGGTGTTGCTCTTGAAGATGAAAAGCGggagaagttcaatgaaattgaaCAG GAGCTAGAGAGATTGTCCCAAAAGTTCAGTGAAAATGTATTGGATGCCACCAAGAAGTATGAAAAGTTAATCAATGATAAAAAAGAGATTGCAGGGTTACCCCCTACAGCACTTGCCTTGGCTGCACAAGCAGCTGTATCCAAG GGTCATGAAAATGCTACTGCTGAAAATGGCCCGTGGGTCGTTACGCTGGATGCTCCAAGTTACCTTTCTATTATGCAACACGCGTGCAACCGGTCATTGCGAGAAGAAGTTTATCGTGCTTATATTTCACGCGCCTCTAGTGGGGGCCTTGATAATACTCCAATTATTGAGCAGATATTAAAGCTTAGATTGGAGAAGGCGAGGCTTCTTGGCTATAATAACTATGCTGAG GTGAGTATGGCAATGAAAATGGCTACAGTTGAACGAGCAGTGGAGCTCCTTGAAAAGCTACGGAATGCTTCTTGGGATGCTGCAGTTAAAG ATATTGAAGACTTGAAGGCTTTTGCTAAAGAGAAAAAAGCTGAAGAAGCCAATGAATTGACACATTGGGACATTACCTTTTGGAGTGAAAGGCTTCGGGAGTCGAAGTATGACATTAATGAG GAGGAGTTGCGGCCATATTTCTCATTACCAAAAGTTATGGATGGCCTTTTTAGTCTTGCCAAGATGCTTTTTGATGTCATTGTAGAACCAGCTGATGGCCTAGCACCT GTGTGGAATAATGATGTAAGATTTTATTGCGTAAAAGATTCTTCAGGCAACCCAGTTGCCTACTTCTATTTTGATCCGTATGCTAGGCCTTCTGAAAAACGTGATGGGGCTTGGATGGATGAGGTACTTTCCCGTAGCCGTCTTCTTGCTCGCAATGGTGTGCCAGTTAGGTTGCCTGTTGCCCACATGGTGTGCAATCAGACGCCTCCACTTGGTGGCAAGCCCAGCCTCATGACATTTCGGGAG GTTGAGACAGTTTTCCATGAATTTGGCCATGCTCTTCAACATATGCTCACCAAACAAGATGAAGGTTTAGTTGCTGGAATTCGTGGTGTAGAATGGGATGCAGTTGAACTACCTTCACAGTTCATGGAGAACTGGTGTTATCATAG GGATACTCTAATGGGCATTGCAAAGCATTATGAAACCGAAGAACCTCTTCCTGAAGAAGTGTATTTGAGACTTCTTGCTGCAAGGACATTCCGTGCTGGTTCCTTAAGTCTTCGTCAG CTACGATTTGGCTGCCTAGATTTGGAGTTGCATACGAAGTACACCCCAGGTGGACCTGAATCTATTTATGACATTGATCAAAGAGTTGGAAGACAAACACAAGTTATTCCTCCTCTACCTGAAGACCGATTCCTTTGCAGTTTTAGCCATATTTTTGCAG GTGGATATGCAGCTGGCTACTATAGTTACAAG TGGGCTGAAGTGTTGTCAGCTGATGCCTTCTCAGCATTTGAGGACGCTGGCTTGGAAAATGATAAG GCTGTCAAGGAGACCGGTCACAGGTTTCGCGAAACAATTCTTGCTCTCGGTGGTGGCAAGTCTCCGCTCGAG GTTTTCATTGAATTTCGCGGTCGTGAACCATCTCCTGAAGCTCTGCTCCGGCACAACGGCCTGTTGTCAGTTCCTGCCTCTGCTTGA
- the LOC120265670 gene encoding uracil-DNA glycosylase, mitochondrial produces MASSKTLIEIFSPAKRLKTQASSSETLTPKSPTVSLCNPSPVAGELPPDSLTADQKKRIEINKYLARSKRNLRLCTERIEKSKAEGMGYLRLEDLLVEDSWLGALPGELQKPYAKNLCKFLEREVGGSIPIYPPPFLIFNALHSTPFDRVKVVILGQDPYHGPGQAMGLSFSVAEGIKLPPSLLNIFKELHKDVGCSIPSHGNLERWAVQGVLLLNTVLTVRNHQANSHAKKGWEPFTDAVIRTISQKRKGIVFLLWGNSAQEKSRMIDETKHHILKAAHPSGLSANRGFFGCRHFSQTNKILESMGHSPIDWQL; encoded by the exons ATggcctcctccaaaaccctaatcgagATCTTCAGTCCCGCGAAGCGCCTCAAAACCCAAGCCTCCTCCTCCGAAACCCTAACCCCCAAATCTCCCACCGTTTCCCTTTGCAATCCCTCCCCCGTAGCCGGCGAACTCCCGCCGGACTCCCTCACCGCCGATCAGAAGAAGCGGATCGAAATCAACAAGTACCTTGCCCGATCGAAGCGAAATCTCAGACTATGCACCGAAAGAATCGAGAAATCGAAAG CGGAAGGGATGGGGTATTTGAGGCTGGAGGATCTCTTGGTGGAGGATTCGTGGCTGGGTGCTCTCCCCGGGGAACTCCAGAAGCCTTACGCTAAGAATCTCTGCAAATTCTTGGAGCGGGAGGTGGGAGGGAGCATCCCGATCTACCCGCCGCCATTTCTTATATTCAATGCTCTTCATTCAACTCCATTTGATCGCGTGAAGGTTGTGATCCTCGGACAG gATCCGTATCATGGGCCAGGGCAAGCGATGGGGCTTTCTTTCTCTGTGGCCGAGGGTATCAAGTTGCCTCCAAGCCTGCTGAACATATTCAAGGAGCTTCACAAAGATGTTGGATGCTCAATCCCTTCTCATGGTAATCTGGAGAGATGGGCTGTGCAG GGTGTTCTGCTGCTCAACACTGTCCTCACAG TGAGGAATCATCAGGCTAATTCTCATGCAAAGAAAGGGTGGGAGCCATTTACTGATGCTGTGATTCGAACCATTTCACAGAAGAGAAAAggaattgtttttcttttatgggGGAATTCAGCCCAAGAGAAGTCAAG AATGATTGATGAGACAAAACACCATATCTTAAAGGCTGCTCATCCATCAGGCCTTTCTGCCAACAGAGGTTTTTTTGGATGCAG GCATTTTTCTCAGACGAACAAGATCTTAGAGTCGATGGGCCATTCTCCTATTGATTGGCAGCTCTGA